A region of the Ranitomeya imitator isolate aRanImi1 chromosome 10, aRanImi1.pri, whole genome shotgun sequence genome:
TTTGTTTAGAAAGAACATTTGCTTGGGATTTTGACGTTCCCTATTTGTGGCCCTTTCTGCAATTACAATACACCATTGTTTTTGTTTGCTTAATTTTCTTGATCTAGGTTGTGTAAAAGGATAGAAAATTACTAGGTAAGGtacatacagtgctcagcataaatgagtacacctccTTTGAAAAGTAACATTTTAATCAGTATCTCACTGAATACAAGAACAATTTACAAAATTTTGGCAAAATTGCATTTCTtagaacattttttaacccctaACATGAAAGTCAGGCGAATAATATAACTTTAATTACAAAATCTTAacatttactcaaattagttgatataAAAATAAGTACATCCCACATCAAAAACTGCTACGTCTAGTATTTTTGTATGATCACCATAATTTTTAAGTACAGCACCAAGTCCACTAggtatggaatgaacaagttgacgATATCTTGCAACATGTATGTTTTTCCATTTTACAAGAATTAGCACTTtttttttagagcctggatgctggatggagaccgatgacaacttgtctcttcagaattccctatGAATGTTCGGTTTGGTTCTGATCAGGAGACATTTGGCCACTAAATCACTTTCACGTTGTTCTTCCTTAGAAAAGCAACAGTGGCCTtagatgtgttttggatcattgttatgttggaaAAGTGCAAGACTACGAACGGCACACAGTGATGGTAGCATActttctttcaatatagagcaaTTCATTTGTGAATCCATTAAATCATCAGTGAATTGTAGTTCCCTGAAACCAGCAGCACTCAtacagccccacataaggacacagtcaccaccatgtgtcactgtaggcaccatgcatttttctttgtactcctcaccttttGTGACACCATTcagttttgaagccatcagttccaaaaacatttatcttggtTTCTTCACTCCAGAGTACAGAGTCCCAGTAGTCTTCGTATTTCTCCGCATGTTCCATGACAAATTGTAGGTGGCTTAAATTTTCTGCATGGGCTTTAGGAGAGGCTTCCTTCATGGACGgcactcattattattattatttattcatatagcaccattgattccatggtgctgtacacgactCGTGCATGCCGTTCCTCTGCAATGTATGCCGTGAACTTGCATGTCAAATTTTCTCCTTTTCATCAGAAGTCCCTCCGGTTTAGGTGGCAACTTTCGTGGTCACCTGGACGTCTCTATGAGATGGTTGCCGTTCCatctttgaacaaaaaaaaaaaaatgtatcacttttgctacagtattctgACAGGTAAGTAAAGATCTGCTGATCTTCTTGTAGtcttcacctttcttgtgtaaagatattctttttcttctttctcagatattgtgacatttctcttccgtaTGGCGCCATTGCTGACTGCACGAAATGCTGTTATGCAACACTTAACTGTCTGCTGGACACCTGAGCAATGAATAATTAGACAAATGTGTGGTGGAATTTTTCTTAATTAGAATTTTGAAGTCTGAACTTTATCTTTGCTCCAAAGACTTTCAACGGGGTATACTCATTTATGCTAAGCACTGCACATATAGGATGAGGCTGGGTTAACGTCAGTGAAAAATTCTCATTTATACTGCATATAGTTCAATGCAGACGACATCTTACAGAACAATAAGGGAAATCGATACCAGGGTACCAGGCTCTGAAGTGCGCTCTTCCTGACCCCCCATCTCAGGCACTGCAGGTTGTTGCAGATTTCGGATGCAGAATCTGCATCGTTAATCCTTGACAAATCCGCCACATGTGAACCAGGCCCTGATGTGCCACTAACATTGAGACTTGACTTACCTGGTTTACCAATAGAAAAACCTGTGACTACATATATTATCACTGCAAGCAGTGGAACGAATGCAACTGCTAATAAAAAGCGACTTCTCTTTTCTTTACATATGGAATCAGCTGTGGAATTTCCTTCTTTATATAGAATCTGACCCAATTCCACGCAACTGCAGAAAACACAAAATGTACAGGATTCTTGTATTATGGTGAACTCGATCTATATTGCTTTTCATTTACAATTCAAGAACATGCACAAACTACTTCTAGGAAAAAGCAGGCGAGCCGCTCATATAGGGCGAGTCCCAGAACGCTGCACAAGCAGGAAAGTTCTCACATGGGAATAAGAAGAACACTGTATGCAATAAGGAAATGCCAGAGAAGGCGGAAATGATGGTGCAGAAGTCTGCCAGGAGAATACCAGGCACCCACCACTCAGTAATCTGCTGGGTGCAGAGGAGGGGTACTGTTATACAGAAGGCCATGCCCTTATAGCATCTGATGGATTTTTGCCAAATGCTATCGGGAGGACAATGATGATCCTCGTAATGTGGATTATTGGCACCGTACATAAAAATAGTCAACATAATGCATAGCAACAAATGACGGCTGCCATAAAACCCTTCAGCAGAATTGTAAAGTCAATCAAAGGATGAGCAGCCATAGAAATAAAGGAGAGATATAGGTAGGAAATGGTCAGAAAAgcaattacttaaaggggttggtcGCTCTGTATTTACTTTATTAAATAGgacataggaaagatatatatcttggtaccgtgttacccagtggatagaaaaatatttagaattcagagtcctcagtggttgatacctttcaatgtCCATTTGTGCACGGAgtcgtctcgaaagctgcaatttgttaccatcttttcagttagccattaaaaggtatcaaccactgaggactctcaattctaaatatttttaaataggacatgattttgtggcacttagtAATAAATGTATTACAGGTTCTTATCCTTCCTCACAGACTGCTGATAGAGAAGCATGAGACCAGACCTGCCCACCAGCCTCCACGAATTATGCCTGATTTTAATGCATCGCCAACCCCTGGGTCCATATGAATTTCTACAGAATCTCTTAATCTTGTCCTATAGATTTTGGGACATtcaaagtttttgcttttttttcgtcGCGGAACACTTTTTCTGAAATCGTTCCGCAATTTGTAGATGCATTGATTCACAGATTGctgaacctctgaccatctttgcttctgagagactctgcctctctgacTCTGTATCAGAGTGGAAAACTGACCCTCTGGCTGTTTTTCCATTAGTACCACTTACTTTTCTGTCCCAACTTTTAAGATATTTTGCTGCCAACAATTTCTAAAAGAGTTAATTTTTTTCAAATGAAGTAGAAAAATGGCAAACGTTCACTTCCTGATCTGTGCTGCACGTTCTGTTGTGAAGAAAATATGGCGATAAGTGGTTTCGAAATCATTGCATTCCGGCTTTCTTTACATCTTCGCCCCCTCCCCCTAACATGTAAATGTTTCCGGTACACGTGTCCGTCGTAGTTCTTACGGATACCACACGTTCCCATTATAAGCTATGGTGGTCTTCACATGTCTGTGCTTCTGTGTGAACCACAAGGAGACAtgcccatttttattttattttttttcccagcagcacggatgacaaggtccaatacaagtgtatggatccgtgaaaaacACGGATCACACAGTGATGGCATTTGTATGCTGTATAGGAGAAGCTTTTTAATATATTAATTTACttatccataccggaaaaacacTGCTGACACCAGTACGCTTTTTTTCCCCAGTACCGGTTTTTacagacgtgtgaatgaggccttacacagCATCTCAATTTTTTGGAAAGTGGGGTTGTACATTAGAAAGTGCAACAAAATCATGTCCCCATTACATTTCTTAAGataaattacaaaaccattttagtTTGGACATTCAAATTGTATTTAATGTGTATAGGGAAATCGAGGAAAAAATGATCGGGTATATTGAATTTTATCATCCAACAtctaatccttttttttcccaggtGGGATAAGACATCACAGGATGGGTCTCATAACAGATTCAGCTCCTTTTACTCAAGTTGATTATCTGTCACTGTAAACAATGGTGTCACAAGACAAACCAGCAACAATCACAAGACAAAGCCGGTACAAGGATCATACACTGgggaatatgatttttttttttttttttttaaaagcatgcGTGAGTCatcattagggctcatactcacctgcgagaaactcggatgagtctcacacgtcAATACCCGTCACTCATActtgcagctgcatgtattgctgcgcggccgcacgctccgctctgagtTCCTGGTGCCGTGCCGggcattgacgtgcgagactcatcagtttgtcgcaggtgagtatgagcccttaccagCAGCCTTAGCCCGGAGATCGATCGGCGGCAGATAACATTATATATATTGGGGGCAGAATAATTGCTAATATGGTTACTCTGTCCATTATATATATAATGTTATCTGCCACCGATCGATCTCCGGGCTAAGGCTGctggtaagggctcatactcacctgcgacaaactgatgagtctcgcacgtcaatgccCGGCACGGCACCAGGAactcagagcggagcgtgcggccgcgcaGCGATACATGCAGCTGCAAGTATGAGtgacgggtgcagtgccgggtattgacgtgcgagactcatccgagtttctcgcaggtgagtatgagccctaatgatGACTCAcgcatgctttaaaaaaaaaaaaaaaattatatatatatatatatatatatatatatatatatatatatatatatatatatatatatatatatatatatatatatatatacacacacacacacatacatacatatacacaggggACAGAGTAACCATATTAGCAATTATTCTGCCCCCCAATATTACCAGTAACTGAGCTCCAAATGACCTTAACATAGTAGATCAGAGGTCGTTACTTGGCCGACATCGGTCCATGCAAATGGGACATTACTCACCTCTCTGCACGCTCAGGCAGAGTCAGCAGAGATAAAACTGCTGGATTTCTGCAGAGAAAACTGATATTGTGACGCTTACAATCCTATAGTCGCCCGGCCGCAAGTTATTGTATGGCCCATTATTATgttattctgaaaaaaaaacaaaaaacaccaccaacaaCAACATACTTGGTCCGCGGATAACATTGAGCTGCGTTGTTTCTATCGCTGTAATGACCCTTCGGACATTCGTCACACTCCGTGTTCGTTACCGGAGTTCCtatttaagaaaaataaaatattgcGTCGTTAAGGACTTTACCTTCCGATCACCACTCTCTGCAGTCCGTCACATCCTTAAACTTTCAATTCTCTAATATAATATTAGATTTGCACAATTAACGAAAAATAAAATGGTCAAACGGcagtttccttttttttcttctcgGTCATTAAAGGAGAAATGTAACTTGCAACTTTTTCTTTTGGtttcaattaaaaaaagcaaaaacctcTGCTGTCATTATTCTATTAGAATGAGCACATCTATGGGGTTTTGCATTGTAATCAGAGATTCTCTCCTGTAACGTGCAGCCATATTGTGTCTGATATATGAAGCAAACCTCAGATTTTATTTCTCCACTACCTGAACTACATCAACTATTCTACCGTCCTGGTCAGAGAATTAAACTACTTTGGTCCAGAATCCAGATTTGTCCTCCATGGCAGCCGAACCAGGTAGTGTTCACttatggctggggtcacacttatcACATGAAAAATGGTTCAGAGTCTCCCTGTCGAGAGTGGTAGGAGTGACATTCCagtgtacaatccgatttttcacaccaagcatctgatttacatccaaatgcagtgcgattgctatcagaTTGCAAtgggattttaacatgagcttttacatacagtaattctctgtcatttacacatcgttttcaaacaaaacattcttcaaaacacacacatatgtatatatttatacatagatagattaaaagctggCAAATGACCGCGTACAGtgtaatcacagagtgacaggttagtttACCGCGTCTGGCGGGGAGtctgcgcagcctcagtgactatcgCTGACATCACTGAGCATGCGCCAACTCCCCGCCTGACCCACAATGaactgacagcgtgggaaaatgttcagaaactttcccatgctacaGAATTCATGTCcagtcaggcggggaggctgcgcaggcagcttctcATTCATTACACACTGGTTTACAGTCAGGGCGGTAGCATTAGCacggctcccggttgtaaactatttaaccccttgagatggattgcagcgtgggacttgactgtaaggcGGAcatgtatgggatattgttgcttttctatttttgattttttttttttttttttttacagaagaacgagggcttcgcttggattgagagtgcaataaagatggaaaacctgtgtgtttaattatttcatgaaaatactttattctgcatgtgtattatttaaccctttcatactagtggattaataatggataggtgtcttattgacaaatctccattattaaccaggcttaatgtcaccttacaatagcaaggtgacattaaccccttattaccccatatgccaatgctacagggcagtgggaagagagtggccaagtgccagaataggcgcatcttacagatcttccagatgtgccttttctggggtggctgggggcagatgtttttagccaggggggccaataaccatggtccctctctaggctattattatctgccctcagtcactggctttccctctctggcggagaaaattgcgcgggagcccacgccagttttttccgtgatttaattcTTTAATTTAACACTTGCAGCTCCAAAATTggacacacacacactattaacattattagagagggacatatataaatctaatggatatgcaatggtttactgtatgtaaaccatgtctcatatcctgtcaggttctgcaatgatttaacaaaagctgacaaatgaattattggctattctgctatccagctctgcatgaaaaaaaaaaaaaaatatatatatatatatatataatccattatatgtccattttgcaagctggcgagaagatctcgccatatggatgtcacacggatgcttacatgcgagaaaatcgcatccttgcactgcacaaggatgacatacagatcactcttGAGAGAACATTTCTGCAATTCTCGtctgtgtaaaacggaccgatttttttatatgttgtgtgtgactccagcctaaagctgagggtctgcactttaagcccatattgattgtagaattgtatcttgaatatgttttggtaaacagtggCGGGGTCTCTAACATATTTTTCGaggacgccgaagacactcggttagcatgcttggataacacctcttctgagcacgttcgctcatcactagtagagatcAAACCGGAAACTTTCCATGTTGTGAGCGATTGTCCATAAGCAGTAAAAATCCCAGAGTCCCCTCTGTACCTGCAAGTTACAGGCACAGATGGATCAGCAACGCTGCCTTATACAAGCCCTTATGGCCCGGCTCTTATCAGGACCATGCACACTGCAGAGAGCCGCATGCTACCTGCATTATCAGCCTCTTTACACCACAAGCTATATGAATTATCAGCCTCTTTACGCCACGACTGGCAGACAAACGTCTTAtcagctttctgtcttctctagctACGAGCAAGTGTATTAATCAGTATAAACTAATATATGGGCAGTACGCTCTGATTTGTTATATTTTTGTTCTTATTctaattattttattctataaagtgAAAACCTGAATTTGATTTTATGAGAGTGCAGAATAAAATATTAATATTGCAAATGAGTATTAATAATTTATTACAAGGGATTCTAATATATAATACATGGAGAAAGAAGGCCGTTTGGGGGGTGGATGTGGCGGAAGAAAGGTCCATTCATATGAGATATTAATCAGAGTATGAACCATATTTCCCTGATTACCGACCCAACTAAACAATCCGGCAATCACCTAATGAAAGTCCTCGTTCATTGGGCGCTACGagcttaaaaataaatatatatatttattaaatagGCAGCACCAATGTTAACAGTGGATGTGCTGCTGATGACAGGTACTTTcccgtttttgtgatcagtcaatgaCCGTTGTATATGGCCGAACTGTAGGTAGTTATGGGACTGGATCTGTGTAAACGAGATATTCAAAGTGCAAACATAGATGAGTGATTTCCCacaaggaaaagaaaaacaaaaaaatgcagcaCATCTGTTTATATGGCATGCAGCGATGCAGACAGATCAGTGAAGATGCGGATATGACTGACGACCTTCATCTGATCGCAGCCTTTAGATAAAATGTATGTGTAAAGGTTGTACTTTAGGTTCTGAGACTCTAAACTTTGTTATAGGTCATTACTATAAGAACAGAGTGCAATCTATTGTTCTCATTTATCTGCCCTTTTATATTTGCAAGAAGCTGATTGTAATGAGCTTCAACTGGATATCAGCAGAAAGGTGAGAAATGTCTGCATCCACCATGACcacaagcagggccggcgtcagcacccggcgtacccgggcaagtgccggggccctggcgagacaggggggcccatttagggccagcgttaggggcaggcagctgcctagggcctccgCTCCCCCAGGGGTCCTCAGCTAGTGGcatatcacgcagccgctatggggcccctgtgaggctggGGGGCCCACCTGTttccagcgccaactcccccgccgcattgaactataccgacaTCTGCCGGTAAAGTTTAAAGCagataatggaggagagagcatcacctgacgctccatctcccatcattccccactctgcctctgacactgccgctgcaggtgcgcgatgatgtcatcgcgcactcactgtgtgtcaggcagtgagcGGCAGCCACCGAGACCTTAGCAGCAcagggaggtgaggagtgttttttttgtaactataacagtgagtactggattatggggccattcttggggaggggggctgtgctgtatactacatgggccgtgttatatactatgtgggctgtgctaccgtatatactatatgggctgttatatgctacgtgggctgtgctgtatactacatggctgttctatatactacatgggctgtgttatatacactatgtggctgtgctatatactatatgggctgttatatgctatgtgggctgtgctatatactacatggctgttctatatactacatgggccgtgttatagactatgtgtctgtgctatatactatatgggctgttatatgctatatggGCTGTGATACATACTACATgggtgttctatatactacatggaccgtgttatatactatgtggctgtgctatatactatatgggctgttatatgctacgtgggctgtgctatatactacatggctgttctatactgtatactacatgggccatgctatatactacgtgggccgtgatatatactatgtgggctgttatatgctacgtgggctgtgctatatactacattactgttctatatactacctgggccatgttatataatatgtggctgtgctatatactatatgggctgttatatgctacgtgtgctgtgctatatactacgtggctttgttatatgctacgtgggctgttatatactacatggctgtgttatatgctacgtggctgtgttatatactacgtgggctgtgttatatactacatggctgtgttatatgcgatcatgaatcgtggtatgtgttaaagggggggggggcccactgagactctttagccgggggccctcaaaaacctggagccggccctgaccacAAGTAATATATCAAAGGTATCACAAATTAGTTGTTTAGTATGGAAGAAAACTGTGGGTTGCCAGGTACTTTTACACTTTTCAAGAAAATGGAAATTTTAATGTTGAAGTTCGAAAGTGTAAGTGAAAGCGAAAGAACATAAGAAATAGATAAAAATGAACCCGGCCTGGGACTTTCCAAGTAAAGAAATTGGATATTTCCTGAACTGGGACTAATTTACATTACATAGTGTCACGATCCCGTCACTCGCTGAGACATAGTGACAgcgcagccgccctatggatagcaggggcgtgttgggctgtcagtgtagtgtttggttttcctccaggtGTTCTGCTTTCCAGAAAATTGTTAGACTATTTAACTGGCTGGCAATGTTAGGTCATTGATAAATTGTAGCTTTGATCTTGAGATGTGTGTTTGCTCGGTGTTGCTAGTTTGGCATTCTGATCTTTGCTGCtcaaccttggatttgcctttaCCGTCTatttgcctagcccttttgtcGGGATCCACTACAGCCTTGGAATTTTGACCTTGCACTCTTTCCTCTTGGATTATGACCTTAaacctcttgactacccagcctGACAGCTCGTccttgagtagtgactagcgtcacacataGGCCTCACACTTATACCCCACGCTGTGTTTACCGTCTatttgcctagcccttttgtcGGGATCCACTACAGCCTTGGAATTTTGACCTTGCACTCTTTCCTCTTGGATTATGACCTTAaacctcttgactacccagcctGACAGCTCGTccttgagtagtgactagcgtcacacataGGCCTCACACTTATACCCCACGCTGTGTTTACCGTCTatttgcctagcccttttgtcGGGATCCACTACAGCCTTGGAATTTTGACCTTGCACTCTTTCCTCTTGGATTATGACCTTCAACCTCTTGACTACCTGGCCTGACagcttgtccatgagtagtgactagcgtcacacataGGCCTCACACTTATACCccacgctgtgcagtgatgagatgTGAAGCACAAGGATCGCTGCTGGATCCTAGCACCGTCATTCCTGGGTTCTGCTCACATCTGCATTTTTCGTTTCCATGCTCCTCTTTGTTGTGAGAATGCAACATCAGAACATGGCGACTGCCAGATCCATCTCGTCACGGACATCTGATGGACCATATTAACTTCATTGGGTCGATTTTGTTTTCATTATACGGTCTGCCATTTTATCAAACAAAAAAGCAAAGCATGTGGTATTATTTTTTGCAGTGTGTGCGACTATGACTCCTCCAACACTGATGCCCCCATCTCCTTGTGTGCGGGTTCCCTGCCCTATAGCCAGACAGTCACACATAGTAATGTCCTTACCAGGCTTCTTTACATAATGACCGGGCTGACATTCTGTATAGACTTGACACATGTCGCATTCTTGGCTCTTACAAAAGTGACCGGCTGAGCATTCGCAAACCGTGTTAGAAGTTTCTGTGCACTTCTGCTTTACTACGAGATTGGCCCCTGAAAAAGAAAAcaacaggacgatcaggacgaagaCGTATATAACTCACAATTACAGCTCATAATACCAGGATAGGTAATAACTAGCTGATCGCATGGGGGTCCCACCGCCGAGACCCCCACTGATTCTGAGGACGGAGCTCTCAAGTGACCCATTTTAAAAAGAGCAATGGCAGCGCCGCTCCAAGCTTTTATGTCTGGCACGCTACGGCTGGACTTCGGGGCACCATCACAGTGGTAACGAACTTTTCTATAATTCCAGATACTTTTATTGCACTCACCACTGTCACATTCTTTACATCGGAAGCACTCCGTGAGGCCGTTCGGGTGATCCATATACGTGGTGTCCGCACAGATTACACAGACGCTGCTGCTCAACTCTTTAGTACAATGAGATTTCACAAAGGATCCTGCAAGAAAAAAAGAACCACAAAGTAACAACCTGCAAACACTACAGGACAATTTATATGCAAAGCAATCTGGAGAAAGCAATGGGTAACTGTGAACGTAATGAGTTACAATGTTGCACAAGTGCAGTTTGTTTAAGGGTACGTTCCCACGATTACTAGCGTTTTGGAAGAATCGCATTTTTGCTGCATCTAAAACGTtgcgttttacagtacaagcaaagtggatgggattaatagaaatctcatgcgcccactgtgcttttttacgGTGCGTGTTTCCAAGACGCAGCATATCAATTTCTCTTGCTGTAAGTCTTCTGTGCAGATCCCTGACATCACCGCTCATCAGTCACCAGGTCTCGCGTGAGCTGGAGAGGCTGCCGAGGGCCTATGGAGCCTCGTACTGAGTATCTATGGCCTTTCATCTAGGTAATCAAAGAACATAGCGGGACCGATGGACTACATCAGAGCTGGGAACTTTGATttcttaataaattggtgaacaagggtCTGTCTCGTTTATATTTCAttatttctctctttttatgtctttcaggtttccatttgtggtCTACATCAGAAACCTTAGATTACTGCGGATCCgcatggatttaaaaaaaacaaaattggtgACCCAGAGAAAAAGTCGGagtgttttcttttttaaataaactacagtatttgtgtttttttttatctttgcacTTACCGGGTTAATaataggggtgtctgatagacacctctccattaccaacACCAGGGATTGATGccagcggacattacacagctgatatAAACCCCAGAAACCATTAAtccgattgccaccgcaccagaaCAATCGGaaggagccgggcaaagcgccagaattggtgcatcgaaTGTGATGCGCCACTTCTGGATTGAATGCGggatggtatttttaggctggaaggGACTCAATAATCAGGGACCTTTCCAGCTGTTACTGCCATGTCCGCCCGCGCTCCGGTCTCCCGACGGG
Encoded here:
- the TNFRSF14 gene encoding tumor necrosis factor receptor superfamily member 14 isoform X2; this encodes MGGDFLVPLHLIFMVNIITACLPREYRINNVCCPMCDKGSFVKSHCTKELSSSVCVICADTTYMDHPNGLTECFRCKECDSGANLVVKQKCTETSNTVCECSAGHFCKSQECDMCQVYTECQPGHYVKKPGTPVTNTECDECPKGHYSDRNNAAQCYPRTNCVELGQILYKEGNSTADSICKEKRSRFLLAVAFVPLLAVIIYVVTGFSIGKPEMTTPDVQDGGGYRDPQQEEHTQSPVSETLPKHQWKITLSKPLQ
- the TNFRSF14 gene encoding tumor necrosis factor receptor superfamily member 14 isoform X1, which encodes MGGDFLVPLHLVSCGQSSLIYLFSFVFISWQIFMVNIITACLPREYRINNVCCPMCDKGSFVKSHCTKELSSSVCVICADTTYMDHPNGLTECFRCKECDSGANLVVKQKCTETSNTVCECSAGHFCKSQECDMCQVYTECQPGHYVKKPGTPVTNTECDECPKGHYSDRNNAAQCYPRTNCVELGQILYKEGNSTADSICKEKRSRFLLAVAFVPLLAVIIYVVTGFSIGKPEMTTPDVQDGGGYRDPQQEEHTQSPVSETLPKHQWKITLSKPLQ